The Deltaproteobacteria bacterium sequence AGAAGATGTCCGTCCCGGGGAACAGCCCGTGGGCGAACTTCTCCGTCCATTCGAAGTACTTGATCACAAGGAAGACGCCCGCCAGAAAGATGGTCAGGGACAGGAAAAGTTTCAGGAGCCTTTGCTCGCCCTTGCGTATCGATGCTATGGCCAGAGCCACCGTCAGGCTGCTGGCGATGAGCACGACCGTGTTGGCGGCCCCGAGAACGCGATCGAGATGCAGATAATCCCTGTGGAACATCTCAGGGAACTTGAGGCGGAACACGATGTACGTCGTGAACAGGCCGCCGAACAGGAGCACCTCGGTTGCGAGAAACGCCCAGATACCCAGCTTGGCGGCCTCGTACGCAACTGCGGGGCTTGCGTGCACGGACGGATGCCCGGCGCTTTCCGCCGCCGAATGGGCCATATGGTCAGCCATCGCCCGCCGGTTTCCTCTTTACGTACCCGTACGGCCAGTCGGTGACGACCGGCACTGTCCCGAAATTCTCCTCCGGCGGCGGCGAAGAGGTCTGCCACTCCAGGGTCAGCCCCTTCCAGGGGTTGGCGGGGGCCGGATCGCCCCGGAAAAGCCCACGGATGAAATTCGAAAACATGACGAGGATCCCCCCGGCGAGAATCCACGATCCCACCGTGGACACGATGTTCAGCGTCTGGTACTGGGGCGGGTACTCCGCCCACCGCCGCGGCATTCCCTTGAACCCGAGGTAGAACTGGACGAGAAAGGTGAGGTTGAAGCCGATGAAGGTCAGCAGCCATCCCCATCGCGCCGTCTTTTCGCTGAGCATCCTGCCTGTCATCTTGGGCCACCAGTAGTGCAGTCCGGCCAGGAGTCCCATCACCGTCCCCCCCATCATCGTGTAATGGAAGTGGGCGACGATGAAATAGGTGTCGTGGACGTGGACGTCCGTCGCCAACGCCCCGAGGAACATCCCGGTAAGCCCCCCGATGATGAACAGGGAGATGAAGGTGAGGGCGTACAGCATCGGCGACTCGAAGGTGATCGATCCCTTGTACATCGTTGCGATCCAGTTGAAGACCTTGACCGACGTCGGGACCGCCACGAAGAACGTCAGGAAGGAAAAGATGATGCTGGCCGTCTTCGACATCCCGCTGACGAACATGTGGTGGCCCCAGACAAGGAACCCGATGAATGCGATGGCCAGTGAGGAGTAGGCGATCGCCTTGTATCCGAAGATGGGCTTACGCGAGAAGACGGGTATCACCTCCGAGATGACCCCCATGGCGGGCAGTATCATCACATACACCACGGGATGCGAGTAGAACCAGAAGAAGTGCTGGAAGAGCAGCGGGTCCCCCCCCTTCGCGGGATCGAAAAACCCGATCCCGAAAACCCGTTCCATCGCGAGGAGCAGGAATGTGATTCCCACTACCGGAGTGGCCAGGACCTGGATGATGCTGGTGGCGTACATACCCCATATGAACAGGGGCATCCGGTGCCAGGTCATTCCCGGCGCCCTCAACTTGTGGACGGTGACGATGAAATTCAGCCCCGTCAGGATGGATGACATCCCCACAAGGAATATGCCGAAGGAAAGCAAGGCGATGTTCGCCCCGGTCTTCGCCGAATACGGGGTATAGAAGGTCCAGCCGGTGTCCATCGGCCTTATGAGCGAACCCAGGATGACCAGGATCCCCGCGACGAAGATCCAGTAGCTCGCAAGGTTCAGCCTGGGGAATGCGACGTCCCGCGCCCCAATCAGCAGGGGGATGAAAAAATTCCCCAGCCCCGAAGGGATACCCGGGATAATAAAGAGGAAAATCATCATGGAGCCGTGGAGGGTGAACAGGACGTTATACGTCTGGTTGCTGAAGATTGCCTGCCCTGGGTACATAAGCTTGATCCGGATCAGGAGACCGAAGATCCCGCCCAGCAGGAAGAAGAAGAGCGTCGTATAGAGATAAAGCGCCCCGATCCGTTTATGGTCCAGCGTCAAGGCCCAGGACCGGAAGCCCCTTGCCGCGAGGTACCCGCGGGAACGGCCGTTTTCCGGCAGCGCCATTCCGTTCGCTGTGGCTTCCGTCATTCCTCAACACCCCCGACACAATACCGCGTTCACCATTGCGATGATGTCGGGGGAGTCGAGGTTGCGCCTTTTCCGGTGTATGCTCCGCTATTTCTGCGTTTTGAGAAAAGCGACGATAGCCGCCATGTCGTCGTCCGAGACCGACCCCTTGAACGTCGGCATCGCGTTCGGGAATCCTTTCACGACTTTCGCCCCGGGATCCACGATGGACTCTCTTATGTATTCCTCGTCGGCTTTCGCTTCTCCACCCGCCTCAAGGAGCACCATCCTGCCGAACAGCCCTTTGAAGGTTGGGCCCACCTTGACGCTGCCGTCGACCGAATGGCACCCAAGGCAGCCGAACCTTTCCAGGAGCTCCTTTCCCTTCTCGAAAAGCGGCAACGCGGCTTTCGCGCCTTCCGCCTCCGCCTTCCAGGTGGAGTAGGCATCCGGGGACATCACGATCAGCTTTGCGCGCATGTTGGAATGGCCGACGCCGCAATACTGGGTGCAGAAGATGTCGAACGTCCCTTCCCGGTCCGGCTGGAAATAGAGATACGTGTACTGCCCCGGCAGAATGTCCTGCTTGATCCGGTATTCGGGGATGAAGAACCCGTGGATGACGTCCCTTGATGTCATTATCAGCTTCACCGGCGGGCCGATGGGCACGCGCAGCTCGTTCACCGCAGTGCGGCCGTCCGCGTACTTGAACTCGTAAAGGAACTGCCCCGCCGTTACGTTGACGTCGGAAGCCCCCGGCTGCGGAGCGGTAACGTCCCGGAAGACCACGTATCCGTAGGTGAAAAAAGCGAGAACCGCGAGCGACGGGACCAGTACCCAAACGATTTCGAGGAGGGTGTTGCTCCTTACGTCCGACAGGGCGGCATCCTCCGACGCCTTCCTCCTGCGATACCGGATCGCGAAATAGATCAGCAATCCCTCGACCAGGAGGAAGAAGAAGAGCGATACACAGGCGATGAAAAGAAAGACGGCGTCGATCTGCCAGGCCGACGGCGAGGCCGCGGCGCCCCCGGCGAATGCGTTCGTCATTTCACCCCCTGGACCCCTGGCCCCCTATCCAGACTTCATGATAGCTGCTCAGGCTTACGCCGCTTCATTATGGCGAAATATATCCCTCCGAGAAAGACAAGGGTCAACACGCCGCCCGCCTTCATGATGTTCCGGGCGTAAAGGGCGTATTTCCTCTGCACCGGGTCGTAATGGAAACAGAACAGGAGTGCGCGGTTAAACGCCGAAGAATCGCCTATCCGGCCTCCCGCCGCTTCGATGAGCGCAAGTTTCAGGTCACGCGGCTCCTGCTCGATCCCGTACAGGTAGCGGGAGATCCTCCCATCGGAAGTAAGGACGACGACGACGTTGGGATGGGCGAATTCTTTCCCGACTTTCGCATACCGGAAGCCGACGGCCTGCGCCAGCCTGTCGATTTCCTCGCGTTCCCCGAACAGGAAGGGCCATCGCGAAGCGGGTTCCTTCACCCCTTTCATCATCGCGTGCATCTCGCCAGCCCGGTCCCGGGCCGATTCGGGCCTATCATCCGGATCGATGCTGACCGTGACGATCCGGTAATCGCGTGAAATGGAGATCCCCCCCATCCGGTCCGCGGCCGCGAGGAGGTTCCGCAGGATCAGGGGGCAAAGCATGGGGCATGTGTAATAGTTGAGGGTCAGCAGTACCGGCCCTCCCCCGAAGAAATCCCCCAACCGGACGCGATTCCCCGCGGAGTCGGTGAAAAGAAGCCCGGGAGGCACTTGTCCTCCGGGCTTCTCGTCCACTCCGATGCGCTTCAGGACATCGTCCGGCGTTTCCCTTTCATGCCCGTACGAGGCTTGCGCCGGAAAGATCAGCGCGCAGACGGCTGCAATCGTAATCGTCAGGAACGCTTTTCGAGCCACCCGTCTCCACCGCCTCGGGATGGACCCATGAATAAGAAAGGCGGGCGGGTCCTCTCCCAAAACTCATGATGCGGGCGGGCCGGTCATTGTTTCCCGCCTTCCGCCTGTTTCCTGAAGAATTCCTCCGCCCCGCGGCGGATTTCCTCCTGCGTCAGGTCCTGCTTGCGGGTAGCCAGGCCCCATTCGTACCCGAACGGGTCCGCGACCTTGCCGTACCGGTCGCCCCAGAACATGTCCGCAACGGGCATCCGCACCTGCGCCCCAGCCACCACGGCGCGGTCGAATACGGCGTCCACGTCCTCGACGTAAAGGTGGACCGAAACGGGGGAGCCTCCGTATTTCTCGGGTGCGCCCGACCCCATTCCGGGAATCTCGTCCCCGAGGAACAGGAACGAATCGCCGATCCGGATCTGGGCATGGACGACGCTATTGCCGTCGGGGCCGGTCAACCGGTCCAGAAGTTCGGCGCCGAACGCCTTCTTGTAGAATTCGATGGCCCGGTCCGCGCCCCGGAACATCAGGCATGTAGTAACCGTGTGAAATCCCTTGGGGATCGATGCAACCCCATGGACAATCTTCATCTTTTTCGCCGCTTTCATCCCGGTTCTCCCTTCCTGAGATCTCCAATAGTAGATGAAAGGGATACCCAAAGGTTCCAGGGCCCGGCGGCGTTCAGATCTCCATCGGTTGCCCGGGGTCGGGAACGACGGCACTCCATCCGAAGCGGTCACGCAGAGTCTGCGCGAATCCGATGGAGACCGATTCCTCGCCGTGCGCCACGCATACCCTGGCGGGAGGGGTTCGGAAATTCCCGGCCCAGGCAAGCAGGTCGTCCCGGTCGGCATGGGCCGACAGGCCGCCTATCGTGTAGACGTCGGCGGCCACCGCGATGTCCTCCCCGAAAACGCGGACCCACTTCGCCCCGTCGACGATCCTGCGGCCGAGCGTTCCTTCCGCCTGGAACCCGACGATCACTATGCTGCACTCCTTGCGCCACAGGTTATGTTTCAGGTGGTGCTTGATCCGGCCGGCCTCGCACATGCCGCTTCCAGCCATGATGATCGCGCCCCCCCGGAGGGAATTCAGCGCCATCGACTCCTCGGTGCTCGTCGTGTAGACCACGCGCAGGGCTTCGGGATGCTC is a genomic window containing:
- a CDS encoding cytochrome c oxidase subunit 3 family protein; translated protein: MAHSAAESAGHPSVHASPAVAYEAAKLGIWAFLATEVLLFGGLFTTYIVFRLKFPEMFHRDYLHLDRVLGAANTVVLIASSLTVALAIASIRKGEQRLLKLFLSLTIFLAGVFLVIKYFEWTEKFAHGLFPGTDIFFSLYFMMTGLHGLHVAGGIAVLGAMLFLAGRGRFSESYNTPVEISGLYWHFVDLVWIYLFPLFYLIG
- the ctaD gene encoding cytochrome c oxidase subunit I; its protein translation is MALPENGRSRGYLAARGFRSWALTLDHKRIGALYLYTTLFFFLLGGIFGLLIRIKLMYPGQAIFSNQTYNVLFTLHGSMMIFLFIIPGIPSGLGNFFIPLLIGARDVAFPRLNLASYWIFVAGILVILGSLIRPMDTGWTFYTPYSAKTGANIALLSFGIFLVGMSSILTGLNFIVTVHKLRAPGMTWHRMPLFIWGMYATSIIQVLATPVVGITFLLLAMERVFGIGFFDPAKGGDPLLFQHFFWFYSHPVVYVMILPAMGVISEVIPVFSRKPIFGYKAIAYSSLAIAFIGFLVWGHHMFVSGMSKTASIIFSFLTFFVAVPTSVKVFNWIATMYKGSITFESPMLYALTFISLFIIGGLTGMFLGALATDVHVHDTYFIVAHFHYTMMGGTVMGLLAGLHYWWPKMTGRMLSEKTARWGWLLTFIGFNLTFLVQFYLGFKGMPRRWAEYPPQYQTLNIVSTVGSWILAGGILVMFSNFIRGLFRGDPAPANPWKGLTLEWQTSSPPPEENFGTVPVVTDWPYGYVKRKPAGDG
- a CDS encoding VOC family protein; the encoded protein is MKIVHGVASIPKGFHTVTTCLMFRGADRAIEFYKKAFGAELLDRLTGPDGNSVVHAQIRIGDSFLFLGDEIPGMGSGAPEKYGGSPVSVHLYVEDVDAVFDRAVVAGAQVRMPVADMFWGDRYGKVADPFGYEWGLATRKQDLTQEEIRRGAEEFFRKQAEGGKQ
- a CDS encoding SCO family protein, yielding MARKAFLTITIAAVCALIFPAQASYGHERETPDDVLKRIGVDEKPGGQVPPGLLFTDSAGNRVRLGDFFGGGPVLLTLNYYTCPMLCPLILRNLLAAADRMGGISISRDYRIVTVSIDPDDRPESARDRAGEMHAMMKGVKEPASRWPFLFGEREEIDRLAQAVGFRYAKVGKEFAHPNVVVVLTSDGRISRYLYGIEQEPRDLKLALIEAAGGRIGDSSAFNRALLFCFHYDPVQRKYALYARNIMKAGGVLTLVFLGGIYFAIMKRRKPEQLS
- the coxB gene encoding cytochrome c oxidase subunit II, which produces MTNAFAGGAAASPSAWQIDAVFLFIACVSLFFFLLVEGLLIYFAIRYRRRKASEDAALSDVRSNTLLEIVWVLVPSLAVLAFFTYGYVVFRDVTAPQPGASDVNVTAGQFLYEFKYADGRTAVNELRVPIGPPVKLIMTSRDVIHGFFIPEYRIKQDILPGQYTYLYFQPDREGTFDIFCTQYCGVGHSNMRAKLIVMSPDAYSTWKAEAEGAKAALPLFEKGKELLERFGCLGCHSVDGSVKVGPTFKGLFGRMVLLEAGGEAKADEEYIRESIVDPGAKVVKGFPNAMPTFKGSVSDDDMAAIVAFLKTQK